CACCAATGGAGAAGAGCTGAGACTTGAGCAGATTGAAATAGAGGGGCTAGGAGGCGGACTGGGATAGGCTTATATGAGGGTGGCGGTTGGGAAATTTCACCCCTCCTACACGACCACGTTAGGTGTTGCCCGGTCACGCTTGAGCAGGCTTGTGTTTTCTCCCACTTCGCAGCGCGTGAGCATGGCCTGGGAGAAACGATCTATATTTTCATTTCCCTGGATGCAGTTTTTTTTGCTGTTTTAAGAGCAAGTACTATAACAGGCTGAAGGTAGGTTGAATGCTTAGGTGAAGGAGAGagtagaggagagagaggagaagcgGGTTGCAAGCTTACAACGGTTTTGACACAAGAACCAAGAAACTTTGTGAGAGAGATAAGCGGGTTATATATTAATGGCAAAGAGCTAACTATTGTACGAGTAGACTGAGAGATGAACTGCAAAGATTCTTGCAGCTTGCTGCTGGCTGTATTATTAATCTTGCCCTATGGGTGCGGGTCTAGTTGAAAAGCTTCTCCAGGCTGCCAAGCTAGGTCTCCTGCACCTGTGGGCCTGGCTCGGAAGCCGTGCAGCCTACTAAACGCACCCTAAGTGGCACTACACCTTTGTTTCCATTGCTCTCTCATTCTTGTGTTGTGCTTAGGTATGCTAACTAAAACTTTCGCTATACAAAATTCCCTGAAAAGTTCGAACTTCATGCTAGGGAAAAAAACAAGTCCAAAATGCAATAATTGATTTGTGAAAAGCAAAAGCAAGTGGCTGGTCTGTGAGCTTAATTAGTACATTACTGTTACTGCTTAAAGCATCCAAATAAACTTAATTGTTTTTTATTGCCGAGTAATGCTGCTAGCTACTGATTGAAATTGATAAACGTGATTATAACTGGACTACCTTTCTACCTAGAATTTTTCCAACAATAGGACTGCAGCCGAAAATTTTGATCAGCTGCAAATTTGTCAAGAGATGCTAACCCTTGTGATTATTTTTACCAGGAGTCTTCTTAACTGACAGCTGGAAGATTTTTTGGGCCTCATCATATTACCTATCCTGGTTACATATTTCTTGGTGTTATACAATATTGGTCGATCAGCTTTTTGGGTATGCTGTTTCTAGTTTATTTCTATCTGGAATTTATTTCTCCTATATGGTGCTTTAATCCAATAACTGATTCttattttgtttatttgaaCAGAGTATTGCAAGTTCTGCAGGGTTAGCAAAATTTAGTACATAACCAGTCATCTGGTCTACATAGCTAATCATTAGTCAGTAGTTTCTGCCACTTATAGACCTTGACCTTATCATGGTTACGGTATTCCTTACTTGGAAACAAGATTACTGATGAAGCTTGGTAGGGTTGTGCCGAATTTGGAAATGGCTGCTGCCATGGTCGGAATAACATTTTAGCTAGTTAATATTGCGTTTTTTTTTGCTCTTAATCCTCTCTGTTGTGAACATATCATTGCACTCCAGTTTAAACTTCAATTGTTTTTAATTCTGATTATTTGTTGAACATTTAGCTGCTGGTGGCAATCGCCTGTTCAAGAAAATGATTGTAGGTAAAGTATCCATGGACACTGAGCGCCAGTTACGGCATATTTCGAACTTCCAATGACGTGGAGGGGAAAACACGACTATTTGACATTTACAATTATCTCAAGTATAACTTTACAATGAACTTCCTTTTCCTGTGTCACAGTAGTAACGTAAGTGCATGCGATGTCATCCTCGCGGCAATATGTACTATGTAAACATAATATGTACCAACAGTGGCAAAaacaacagaaaaaaaaagaatatagcAATCGTTGATCTTTTACTCACATTAAGCAATCGTCAAAACTAGTAAATGCTGTCTATACCTTCAGATTGTCAGTCTTTTTACTCACACCAAGCAACCTTCAGGACCAATAAATGATGTTGAGATCTTAATGTCTCATGCTATCCAAGCAGCTCGAAAGCTAGTTATCTCATCATGATGCTAACAACAACAAAAATCCATCTGAAAAACACACAACAGTAAAAATCATTCGTTGGCTCATTTGCCTCGGAGTAGTAAACAAGCACACATCATCTTTTTGTTTTGTGACTGTAAACAAGCACACATCGGGCCAGTGTCAGTGAGAATACAGTAGAACAGTCTGCAGCGACAATTTTTCGTTGCCACTCGTGCGTTGGCTTGGTCATCTTGCTGTTCAATGTTTCAATAAGCGAACAAGATTGCAAATTATTGTTTCAGCATCAATCACCTTGAAGAGGTGCCGTTATTACAGTGTCTGGTGATTAAACGGGGAACTAACAAAAAGATCATTAGCGAAAAGATTGTCTGCTTCGCTTACACATCAAGAGcttatcaaaagttttcttaTCGCCAAAGCTAAGATCAAAATCAGGAGGCACCTAAGCAGTGACATGGATGCAGCGACCTTGAGCAGGGGCCTAACATTGGCAGCAGAGAAGGCGAGGCCACATACCTCAATGAAATGGTTCATCAGCAGCTCGCCCTGCGGCTGGTAGCTTTGCTCCTTGGACGAACTGCTACCGCCTGCTTCCCTGATGGCCTTCTTCGTCAGCACAGAGCTTGATGCATGGCCGCCCCGAAGGCTCTGCTGCCGCGGCAAGGCAACGTCGAGCTTCGCGTGGATCTCGGTTAGTAGCTGGGAATGTGCTTCGCCGACGGATAAGGTGGATTCCCTCAACTTTGTCAGTTCGGTCTGGAGCGACTGCACGGTGGCTTTGAGCTGCTCAATGTCGGCTTCAAGTGCGGCGTTGCTCTTGCACGATTTCTCGTCTTCTTCGGCGATGATCTCCGGCGAGGTCCTGCGGCATTGCGCTGAGTAGCTCGGTGCACGGCGAAGGTGGTGGGAGGCTGACCGGTACAGCCTTGGCGGCGCCGACTGGTTGTGTCTTGCCCTGTCCTCCCTGCCGATCACCTCGCCTATGTCTGACACCGTCCTCGCTGGCCTTCTGTCGCCGACCCTCTTCTTGTcagcggcgtcggcgtccaCGACGACGTCGAGCTCCGAGCAGAGCTCCTCCAGGTGCGCCGCCGGGAGGGACGCGTTCCTCCGCGACGCCACGCCGTTCTTGGCCAGCTTCCTGAGCCAGGGGAGATCGACGGTGGCCGGCGAAAACGGGTCGTCGCCGGTGGCGTGGACGGCGAGCAGCCTGCGGTTGAGGGAGCTGATCTCCATCTCCTGGTGGAAGACGACGGCCTTGAGGAAGGCGAGCGTGTCCTCGTCGTGCTGGATCCGCTCCTCAGCCACCCGGCGGAACTGCTCCGCCTCCATCCGCTccgccgccttctccgcctGCAGGCGCAGGATCATGGCCAGCGCCTCCTCggcgcccgacgccgccgcctgccgctcctcctccagctccgcccgCAGCTCCTCGACGGCCCGCGCCTGCTGACGCAGAgcctcccgcagcgccgccacctcgccttCTTGCTCCACTCCGGCCATCGATTCCGCAGTGCAAGAATGTATAGCAACTGACTTGAAGAAGATTTACGCTTCAACCAGGCGATGAGAAACTAAAGAAAAGCAAACGAATCGTGCTATCACAGCAATGTCAAATCAAAAGATAGAACAGAGCTGAACACGTCTGGGAACAAACGGAATCTTCAAAGAAACCAGAACGAAAAAAAGATTTGGGATTATTGGATTATAACAAAGCTTGCTTTTTGGATGCTTTGCTGAATGGATTATCACAAAGAGAATCCATAGTGCAAGATGACAAGTGGTGACGTCCGGATTACCGCGTGCTTATCTAATGCAAATCCGGAAGAAAATAAACCAGCAGGCAGAAAAAGCACCAACCTTTGAGAGAGACCGTGTTGCTGAGCAGACGCCAGAAGCTCCGATTTTCCAATGAGGATGAGTGGTACATAAGTGTCAATAATCGGCGACTTCAGGAGAAAGGAAAGCTACATTTGTGCATAAACTAATCCTTTTTGTTAACAATCATTGTCAAAGGGGCATGAAGAGTGGCTTCAATCCGTTGGCATGATATAAGGTACCCATTCAGCTTTGTTTAAATTATTCCCTACTTTGTTAAACTACATTAACGTGCACAATCatttcctatttgtcaagaaccTGTCAGCTTGACCCCAAATTAATTTGGAGAAGAAATTTAAAAGGGAAAGAACCAGATCAAGTCAACTAGCGGAATGGGAACGGTGGGCCCCACATGACATCCGATGATGGGCTTCGTCTGTTTCAATGGATTTGGACAGGGGCCTGATTTTTTAAGAGACCGTCACACGAGGAAGCTAGTGGCGCGAAGGACCAAAGATGGAGGCGCCGACAGGCCAGTCGGCAACCACCACGTGGCCGTAAAGCATTTTCAATAGGTTGAATTTACTTGGAAAGGACGGGATCTCTGTTTTTGTGAAAGATTCAGATTAGGCCCCGTCACGCCAGTTTGTTCGCCTTTTGGAAGAATTGGTTGATTTCCTCACTCCTTTCGGCGAGGCACGAAGAACACTGGTGTGCTTACAATCTTTTACCCGCCAAAGTAGTTTACCTGTGCTTGTATGTAAAAGACAAGCATTAGGATTTGACTAATGGTGGATAAGGTTGTACTGCCCGCCCTCTCCCGATCCATTCCTTCACACCAAAAAAGAGATTTTCTATTTATTCTTCATAATAACTAAAAGAATATCCGGCTTCAACCCCTCAAAAAGGGCAAATTAAAAATCAATTCATAAACCAAAGGACCAACAATGAGAAGCCAAGAAACAGAGAGCCGAAGTCTCTCCATGGTTCGGCGTGCCTGGGTTATTGAATCCTTTGTGACCATCACTCTACTGCAACTACGCCCAGTGTTGGAGCTAATACGTTACACTAAATAGAGGGTAAATTCCTTCCTTGTATGACCCTGAAACAAATGATAACTCTCTTCTTTGATCTTATTTATATCTTTTATCACTTCTTTGGCCCTACCGTCAAGTCCGTCAGTTAACTTGAATTATGTTTTTCCATCCCCTTTTCTTGACTAAAACAACCTCCAAATCACCTCCAAAATTTATATAACTTTTTAGAGTGAGATGAATCCATGTTGTGAAAAAACAGATGTAGCAGTTACGAtcttaaaattaaaattcaccAAATTAGACTATTTTTCAAGACTATTTGAATTTTTATGGCACAAAAATACTATTCAAAAATTGAGAAACAATATCTAATAGTTTTAAGATGAAATGCattaatttataaaattattttgCATCATACGTTACTTAGAGAATTTTGAAGTTATGTTAACAAATTATTTTTTGAGAgaaagtttaaatttgtttttgttaaagaaatttattttttgttcaaaattttttgaaagaaaattttGGTAAAAAGTTATATAAATTTTGGAGGTAATTTAGAAATCGTTCTAGGCAAGAAAAGAGGGGTGAAAAACTATAAGATATTATTTGCGAGTTAACTGACAGACTTAACGGTAGAACTAGAGAAGGGATAGAAGATAAAAATGGGGCCAAATAAGGGAGTTtgaatttttcgggatgtcgctGCGGGAAATGAGCGACtataaaactactcgattgctcgtttgttgtgcgtttgatcggatatggtctagcacgcaaagactcgaggatttagactggttcaggcCGAATGTGCcatacgtccagtatggggtgTGGTGTTCTtactctattgctctcgagcccgggtgctcaaagttctgAGGGGAGCTTACAAACAGTATCCAGCTGTCGAACCTCTATGAGTCCAACCAACCCTTTCCTAAGTGGggggctctcccttttatagtccaaagTGGGGCCCCCATTTACATATGTCTAATGCTGTGTCTTGGCTCTGTTCTAGGAGTCCTTCGTCCTTGTCGGTCGTTGAGGTCCACTCGGTCAGTCGGGAGTGGGGAAGCTTGTACCTAGTTGGTTTTCTTGGCAACGGGTTGTCTaagttgaaagcatctaggcccctaattcgagttttgataattaatgacaatgatttgtggattaacaatttcattcgagataatgagcataggttgatccacggaaaAAAAGGATTTGGTTGTGAATGTGTGGAGTTTGGAGATGATAtgtaaagctcgggctcaaggcaaaggtataaaataaggcttttgtattttatcggtcacaaggtgtttagtggatgaaaagtgaccgga
The Panicum virgatum strain AP13 chromosome 6N, P.virgatum_v5, whole genome shotgun sequence genome window above contains:
- the LOC120677389 gene encoding uncharacterized protein LOC120677389 isoform X2; this encodes MAGVEQEGEVAALREALRQQARAVEELRAELEEERQAAASGAEEALAMILRLQAEKAAERMEAEQFRRVAEERIQHDEDTLAFLKAVVFHQEMEISSLNRRLLAVHATGDDPFSPATVDLPWLRKLAKNGVASRRNASLPAAHLEELCSELDVVVDADAADKKRVGDRRPARTVSDIGEVIGREDRARHNQSAPPRLYRSASHHLRRAPSYSAQCRRTSPEIIAEEDEKSCKSNAALEADIEQLKATVQSLQTELTKLRESTLSVGEAHSQLLTEIHAKLDVALPRQQSLRGGHASSSVLTKKAIREAGGSSSSKEQSYQPQGELLMNHFIEMDFCCC
- the LOC120677389 gene encoding uncharacterized protein LOC120677389 isoform X1, which gives rise to MAGVEQEGEVAALREALRQQARAVEELRAELEEERQAAASGAEEALAMILRLQAEKAAERMEAEQFRRVAEERIQHDEDTLAFLKAVVFHQEMEISSLNRRLLAVHATGDDPFSPATVDLPWLRKLAKNGVASRRNASLPAAHLEELCSELDVVVDADAADKKRVGDRRPARTVSDIGEVIGREDRARHNQSAPPRLYRSASHHLRRAPSYSAQCRRTSPEIIAEEDEKSCKSNAALEADIEQLKATVQSLQTELTKLRESTLSVGEAHSQLLTEIHAKLDVALPRQQSLRGGHASSSVLTKKAIREAGGSSSSKEQSYQPQGELLMNHFIEVCGLAFSAANVRPLLKVAASMSLLRCLLILILALAIRKLLISS